A single genomic interval of Chitinophaga sp. 180180018-3 harbors:
- a CDS encoding histidine kinase gives MFTIQQLINGKIWKRHLVFTVAVLGMLALWAYLFYAGGFHFNSIGPAVANGLFFMAYIYAGRWLCGRYYLKGQLLPFVVYSLLVAAALLCVDFVTIKYLLGYRHAEFLELLYGSVPFFSAGLITGILLKLIRVSMERELREAKAKAAQKESEFGLLQAQLSPHFLFNVLNNLYGISIDQPERVPQLLLKLSHLLRYSVYGARKTFVPLKDELEYINTYIAFQQIRMSDRLVLKTDTPRIADTGIQIAPLVLIVFVENAFKHAGNTTGQQVYIDLALTLDDNFICMEVTNSYQQNAPVSELPDDNSGVGLANTIKRLNLLYNNNYTLRQYAQHDRYFTELKLSIKYA, from the coding sequence ATGTTCACCATTCAGCAACTGATCAACGGAAAAATATGGAAGCGCCACCTGGTTTTTACGGTGGCTGTACTGGGTATGCTGGCCCTTTGGGCGTATCTGTTTTATGCGGGAGGATTTCATTTTAATAGTATAGGCCCCGCCGTGGCTAATGGCCTTTTCTTCATGGCATATATCTACGCCGGCCGGTGGTTATGCGGGCGCTATTATCTGAAAGGACAACTGTTGCCGTTTGTAGTTTATTCGCTGCTGGTAGCTGCTGCATTGCTATGTGTGGATTTTGTAACAATCAAATACCTGCTGGGCTATCGTCATGCCGAATTTTTAGAATTGCTATATGGTTCCGTACCTTTTTTCTCAGCCGGACTGATCACAGGAATATTACTCAAACTCATACGGGTATCAATGGAGCGGGAATTAAGAGAAGCAAAGGCTAAAGCAGCGCAAAAGGAAAGCGAATTCGGACTGCTGCAGGCGCAGTTAAGCCCTCATTTTCTGTTCAACGTACTCAATAACCTATACGGTATCTCCATAGATCAACCTGAAAGGGTACCGCAGCTGTTGTTAAAACTATCGCATCTGCTGCGCTATTCAGTTTACGGAGCAAGGAAAACTTTTGTGCCGCTGAAAGACGAGCTGGAATATATCAACACCTATATAGCGTTCCAGCAGATCAGGATGAGCGACCGGCTGGTGCTGAAAACAGATACTCCCCGTATAGCCGATACCGGTATACAGATTGCTCCACTGGTATTAATCGTTTTTGTTGAAAATGCATTTAAACATGCAGGGAATACCACCGGACAACAGGTTTACATAGATCTGGCATTGACACTGGACGATAATTTCATTTGCATGGAAGTAACTAATTCTTATCAGCAAAATGCGCCGGTAAGCGAATTGCCGGACGATAATTCAGGGGTGGGTCTTGCTAATACTATCAAAAGGCTTAATCTCCTGTACAATAATAATTATACACTCAGGCAATACGCACAGCACGACCGCTATTTTACCGAATTGAAACTCAGTATAAAATATGCATGA
- a CDS encoding LytTR family DNA-binding domain-containing protein: MHETITCIIVDDEPTARSIIRSYCGHLSFLRILGEFGNALEAKSFLSTHPTDLAFLDINMPVLSGISFINTLKNAPLVVFTTAYQEYAVNAFDLAAVDYLLKPFSLERFIVAVDKVKEKLNPAVKEDETKSLFIRSEGNIYQLTYGDCLYVEAQGNYTKVVTNGATYLTKMPFSTFTDTLPAGIFLRVHRSFVVNKNKISHLSGGRIFVGTYEIPVAASYRQDLFKAIGLE, encoded by the coding sequence ATGCATGAAACGATTACCTGTATCATCGTAGACGACGAGCCCACGGCCAGGTCTATCATCCGCAGTTATTGCGGGCATCTGTCTTTCCTGCGTATACTGGGCGAATTCGGGAATGCCCTCGAGGCAAAATCGTTTCTGTCAACACACCCAACTGACCTGGCTTTCCTCGATATCAATATGCCGGTATTGAGTGGCATCAGCTTTATCAATACGCTGAAAAACGCACCACTCGTAGTTTTTACCACCGCTTACCAGGAGTATGCAGTAAACGCCTTTGACCTGGCGGCAGTGGATTACCTGCTCAAACCGTTTTCCCTCGAACGATTTATCGTGGCGGTTGATAAGGTAAAAGAAAAATTAAATCCCGCTGTCAAAGAAGACGAAACTAAATCCCTTTTTATCAGGAGCGAGGGGAATATTTATCAGTTGACCTACGGCGATTGCCTGTATGTAGAAGCACAGGGAAACTACACCAAAGTAGTTACAAACGGAGCCACCTACCTCACTAAAATGCCATTTTCCACTTTTACGGATACACTACCGGCAGGCATTTTTCTGCGGGTTCACCGTTCATTTGTTGTCAACAAAAACAAAATCAGTCACCTCTCCGGTGGAAGAATATTTGTGG